Proteins found in one Aquibium microcysteis genomic segment:
- a CDS encoding ABC transporter ATP-binding protein codes for MLALNNIQILYDRAIEAVRDVSLEVPQGAIVALLGSNGAGKSTILKAISGVLYQEDGEIMSGSILLEGERISGAAPRDIVRKGLLQVPEGRALFSTLTVEENLVMGGFTRSRSETAEGLETVYRLFPRIKERRTQISGYLSGGEQQMVAVGRALMGRPRLLMLDEPSLGLAPQIVETIFEAIVKLNAESAMTVLLVEQNAQLALQTASYGYIIENGRIVLDGPADKLRSNHDVQEFYLGFSGGERRSMRDVKHYKRRKRWLS; via the coding sequence ATGCTCGCTTTGAACAACATCCAGATCCTCTACGACCGCGCCATCGAAGCGGTGCGCGACGTGTCGCTCGAGGTTCCGCAGGGCGCCATCGTGGCGCTGCTCGGCTCGAACGGCGCGGGGAAGTCGACGATCCTGAAGGCGATCTCGGGCGTGCTCTACCAGGAGGACGGCGAGATCATGAGCGGCTCGATCCTGCTCGAGGGCGAGCGGATCTCGGGGGCCGCGCCGCGCGACATCGTCCGCAAGGGGCTGCTGCAGGTGCCGGAGGGCAGGGCGCTGTTTTCCACCCTGACGGTGGAGGAAAACCTCGTCATGGGCGGCTTCACGCGCAGCCGGTCGGAGACCGCCGAGGGGCTGGAGACGGTCTATCGCCTGTTTCCGCGCATCAAGGAGCGGCGAACGCAGATTTCGGGCTACCTGTCGGGCGGCGAGCAGCAGATGGTGGCGGTGGGACGCGCGCTGATGGGCCGGCCGCGGCTCCTGATGCTCGACGAGCCGTCGCTCGGGCTCGCGCCGCAGATCGTCGAGACGATCTTCGAGGCGATCGTCAAGCTCAATGCCGAGAGCGCCATGACGGTGCTGCTGGTCGAGCAGAACGCGCAGCTGGCGCTGCAGACGGCCTCCTACGGCTACATCATCGAGAACGGGCGGATCGTGCTCGACGGACCGGCGGACAAGCTGCGCTCGAACCACGACGTGCAGGAATTCTACCTCGGTTTCTCGGGCGGCGAACGCAGGAGCATGCGCGACGTGAAGCACTACAAGCGCCGCAAGAGGTGGCTGTCGTGA
- a CDS encoding enoyl-CoA hydratase/isomerase family protein, which yields MTSTELSPPAAIDWPADGIARITLARGDAHNTLTTELLAALEDRFGEAEAAGARVLIVTGSGRTFCGGAHIRYFTDPASPLYADPRAIRDYVRRILQVFARLRDGPFVTVAAIGGHALGGGCELALACDFRLMADGPRIGLTETRLGAVPGGGGVQMLSRLVGRAKALEIALPGESWSAREALGFGLVTTVHPQAELEQASLAFARRFLACSPISVAETKRALYRCETATAEEADRIALDAVAVAAAGPEWREGMTAFTEKRAPSFRMEAR from the coding sequence ATGACCTCGACAGAGTTGAGCCCACCGGCTGCCATCGACTGGCCGGCCGACGGCATCGCCCGGATCACCCTCGCCCGCGGCGACGCGCACAACACCCTCACGACCGAACTCCTCGCCGCGCTGGAGGACCGGTTCGGCGAGGCCGAGGCCGCCGGCGCGCGCGTGCTGATCGTCACCGGCTCGGGCAGGACCTTCTGCGGCGGCGCCCATATCCGCTACTTCACCGATCCCGCCTCGCCCCTCTACGCCGACCCGCGCGCCATCCGCGACTATGTCCGCCGCATCCTCCAGGTGTTCGCGCGGCTGCGCGACGGCCCCTTCGTCACAGTCGCCGCCATCGGCGGCCACGCGCTCGGCGGCGGCTGCGAACTCGCCCTCGCCTGCGATTTCCGGCTGATGGCCGACGGGCCGCGGATCGGGCTCACGGAAACGCGGCTCGGCGCCGTGCCGGGCGGCGGCGGCGTCCAGATGCTGTCGCGCCTCGTCGGCCGGGCGAAGGCCCTGGAGATCGCCCTGCCCGGCGAGTCGTGGTCGGCGCGCGAGGCGCTGGGCTTCGGCCTCGTGACGACGGTTCACCCGCAAGCGGAACTCGAGCAGGCGTCGCTCGCCTTCGCCCGCCGCTTCCTCGCCTGCAGCCCGATTTCCGTTGCGGAGACGAAACGGGCGCTGTACCGCTGCGAGACCGCGACGGCCGAGGAAGCCGACAGGATCGCGCTCGACGCCGTCGCGGTCGCAGCAGCAGGGCCCGAGTGGCGGGAGGGCATGACCGCCTTCACCGAGAAGCGGGCCCCGTCCTTCCGCATGGAGGCTCGATGA
- a CDS encoding TetR/AcrR family transcriptional regulator — MNSGTPRRQVFRLSREQRVAEIMSAARAVFREKGYEDAPLSDIAERANVVEGSIYRYFENKRDLLVKVIEDWYEGMLADYDLQLSGIRGTRNRLRFMIWRHLATIHEEPALCNLMFQHLRTGRDYSSTAVHELNREYTRRTLDIIKEGMAAGELREDVPLRLIRDMIYGCTEHRTFAYLRGEGDFDPDTTADMIADLVLSGLERRRPETSPAPDLAERLERVVARLEAITGPATP; from the coding sequence ATGAACAGCGGCACCCCCCGCCGGCAGGTCTTCCGTCTCTCCCGCGAGCAGCGCGTCGCCGAGATCATGTCGGCCGCCCGCGCCGTCTTCCGCGAGAAGGGCTACGAGGACGCGCCCCTTTCCGACATCGCCGAGCGCGCCAACGTGGTCGAGGGCAGCATCTACCGCTACTTCGAGAACAAGCGCGACCTGCTCGTCAAGGTGATCGAGGACTGGTACGAGGGCATGCTGGCCGACTACGACCTGCAGCTTTCCGGGATCCGCGGCACCCGCAACCGGCTGCGCTTCATGATCTGGCGGCACCTCGCGACCATCCACGAGGAGCCGGCGCTCTGCAACCTGATGTTCCAGCACCTGCGCACCGGCCGCGACTACAGCAGCACCGCCGTGCACGAGCTCAACCGCGAATACACCCGCCGCACGCTCGACATCATCAAGGAGGGCATGGCGGCCGGCGAACTGCGCGAGGACGTGCCGCTGCGGCTGATCCGCGACATGATCTACGGCTGCACCGAGCATCGAACCTTCGCCTATCTCCGCGGCGAGGGCGACTTCGACCCGGACACGACCGCCGACATGATCGCCGACCTCGTGCTGAGCGGGCTCGAACGCCGCCGGCCCGAGACGTCCCCCGCCCCGGATCTCGCCGAGCGGCTGGAGCGGGTGGTGGCGCGGCTGGAAGCGATCACCGGTCCGGCGACGCCCTGA
- a CDS encoding class I adenylate-forming enzyme family protein → MQSPTQAPSTAPSPAPSPAPSQAPSQAPATAPAWRQEVAAAGRLTVHGLFRACARRDPGALALEQGARRLSYREVDRRVLSLAAALHGLGLRRGDRLALLSENRIEYAEIELACAALGAIVACQNWRLAPAELQHCIDLVDPALIVVSARFEAVLSALDVGTRRPLVLERDYDALLASPPLDRLPDVDPEDGLVILYTSGTTGLPKGALISHRAEIARNMVLRVDMHATERDGFVAWAPMFHMGSTDQVLGALMSGATVIVVDGFDAEAIVGAMERHELGWMLLMPGSIEPVVELLARTGRRPKSIRAVGAMADLVPRHMIAELSRLTNAPYLNSFGATETGLPPASSHLIPAGTIPESLSKRRSAFCDLRLLDADGNEVPDGEPGEAAVRGPTVFSGYWNADATNARDFAGGWFRMGDLFRRNPDGTYDFVDRAKYMIKSGGENIYPAEIERVLLSDPRIRDAVVVRRRDDRWGEVPVAFVARTDETLTAPDIETLCRTHLAGYKRPKAVHFVAFEDFPRSTTGKILRHEMEERVGRG, encoded by the coding sequence ATGCAGTCACCAACACAGGCACCGTCCACGGCGCCGTCACCGGCACCATCACCGGCGCCATCACAGGCGCCGTCACAGGCGCCGGCAACCGCGCCGGCCTGGCGGCAGGAGGTCGCGGCCGCCGGCCGCCTCACCGTCCACGGCCTCTTCCGCGCCTGCGCACGGCGCGACCCCGGGGCGTTGGCGCTGGAACAGGGCGCGCGCCGCCTCAGCTACCGTGAGGTCGACCGCCGCGTGCTGTCGCTGGCGGCTGCCCTGCACGGGCTCGGCCTGCGCCGCGGCGACCGGCTGGCGCTGCTCTCGGAGAACCGCATCGAATATGCCGAGATCGAGCTCGCCTGCGCAGCCCTCGGCGCCATCGTCGCCTGCCAGAACTGGCGCCTGGCGCCGGCCGAACTGCAGCACTGCATCGATCTCGTCGACCCGGCCCTGATCGTCGTCTCCGCGCGGTTCGAGGCGGTGCTTTCGGCCCTCGACGTCGGCACGCGCCGCCCCCTCGTCCTCGAGCGCGACTACGACGCCCTTCTCGCATCGCCGCCCCTCGACCGCCTGCCGGACGTCGACCCCGAGGACGGGCTCGTCATCCTCTACACCAGCGGCACCACCGGCCTGCCCAAGGGCGCGCTGATCAGCCACCGCGCCGAGATCGCCCGCAACATGGTGCTGCGCGTCGACATGCATGCGACCGAGCGCGACGGCTTCGTCGCCTGGGCGCCGATGTTCCACATGGGCTCCACCGACCAGGTGCTCGGCGCGCTGATGTCGGGCGCCACCGTGATCGTCGTCGACGGCTTCGACGCCGAGGCGATCGTCGGCGCCATGGAGCGGCACGAACTGGGCTGGATGCTTTTGATGCCGGGTTCGATCGAGCCGGTCGTCGAGTTGCTCGCCCGCACCGGCCGCCGCCCGAAGAGCATCCGCGCCGTCGGCGCCATGGCCGACCTCGTCCCGCGGCACATGATCGCCGAACTGTCGCGGCTGACGAACGCCCCCTATCTCAACAGTTTCGGCGCGACCGAGACCGGCCTGCCGCCCGCCTCCTCGCACCTCATTCCCGCGGGCACGATCCCGGAAAGCCTCTCCAAGCGCCGCAGCGCCTTCTGCGACCTGCGCCTCCTCGACGCCGACGGCAACGAGGTGCCCGACGGCGAGCCCGGCGAGGCGGCCGTGCGCGGCCCCACCGTCTTCAGCGGCTACTGGAACGCCGACGCCACCAACGCCCGCGACTTCGCCGGCGGCTGGTTCCGCATGGGCGACCTCTTCCGCCGCAACCCCGACGGCACCTACGACTTCGTCGACCGCGCCAAGTACATGATCAAGTCGGGCGGCGAGAACATCTATCCCGCCGAGATCGAGCGCGTGCTCCTGTCCGACCCGCGCATCCGCGACGCCGTCGTCGTGCGCCGGCGCGACGACCGCTGGGGCGAAGTCCCCGTCGCCTTCGTCGCCCGCACCGACGAAACCCTCACCGCCCCCGACATCGAAACCCTCTGCCGCACCCACCTCGCCGGCTACAAGCGGCCAAAGGCGGTGCATTTCGTGGCGTTCGAGGATTTTCCGCGGAGTACGACGGGGAAGATTTTACGGCATGAGATGGAGGAGAGGGTGGGGCGGGGGTGA